One region of Polynucleobacter sp. Adler-ghost genomic DNA includes:
- a CDS encoding homoserine kinase, with translation MAVFTPIELSDISAWISSDFDIGQAIDIRGIHGGIENSNFFLDTEKDGKKQEYVLTIFERLSAEQLPYYLELMRHLANKNIPVPKPLENKRGQILFNLKGKPAAIVSKLPGLSRLAPEAKHCALVGESLAKMHLASSDFKQTQENLRSLSWWQKTVPQVLSHLSDTQKELLTSELLTQEQFFSSEAYKSLPQGASHCDLFRDNVLFDPQGTGDSSQDQLGGFFDFYFAGTDKWLFDLAVTANDWCLADNKQDLDPARLKALMDAYQSIRPLTTEEQTSWPLMLRAAALRFWISRLWDFYLPRDAQMLTPHNPRHFENILLSRKVI, from the coding sequence ATGGCCGTCTTCACCCCTATTGAACTAAGCGATATCTCCGCTTGGATCTCAAGCGACTTTGATATCGGGCAGGCCATCGATATTCGTGGAATTCATGGAGGTATTGAGAATTCCAATTTCTTTCTCGACACCGAGAAAGATGGCAAGAAACAAGAATATGTTCTGACTATTTTTGAAAGACTCTCTGCAGAGCAGCTTCCTTACTACCTAGAGCTGATGCGCCACTTGGCCAATAAAAATATTCCAGTACCTAAGCCGCTTGAAAATAAGCGGGGGCAAATTTTATTTAATCTCAAAGGTAAGCCTGCAGCAATTGTGAGCAAGCTTCCCGGCCTTTCTAGGCTTGCGCCCGAAGCTAAGCATTGCGCCTTGGTTGGAGAGTCTTTAGCCAAAATGCATTTAGCCAGCAGCGACTTTAAGCAAACTCAAGAGAATCTTCGCAGTCTTTCTTGGTGGCAAAAAACAGTTCCACAAGTGTTGTCACACTTGAGTGACACACAAAAAGAGTTACTGACTAGCGAGCTCTTAACCCAAGAGCAATTCTTTAGCTCTGAAGCCTATAAATCACTGCCACAAGGAGCAAGTCATTGCGATCTCTTTAGAGATAACGTGCTATTTGATCCTCAAGGCACAGGTGATAGCTCTCAAGATCAGCTTGGCGGTTTCTTCGACTTTTATTTCGCTGGAACAGATAAGTGGTTATTTGATTTAGCAGTTACTGCAAATGACTGGTGTCTTGCTGACAATAAGCAAGATTTAGATCCTGCTCGTCTTAAGGCGCTAATGGATGCCTATCAATCAATTCGACCACTCACCACTGAAGAACAAACAAGTTGGCCACTCATGTTGCGCGCTGCAGCTCTGCGTTTTTGGATCTCCCGCCTGTGGGATTTTTATTTACCACGTGATGCGCAAATGCTCACCCCACATAACCCTCGTCATTTCGAAAATATTCTCTTAAGTCGCAAGGTAATATGA
- a CDS encoding BPSS1780 family membrane protein produces MKLNSVAPKEGYTWIRQGIWLFKQNPLGFLMLVFMYIFLAQLAVLVPVIGIFAVLLLTPTLSVGFMTACRLAIQKERIRPSVYVIALQSTPMVRKRILQLGLVYAALILALSFILSMLVDFELLIPLMTNDKPITPEVINQIYLILFFGGLLYVPVAMLMWFSPVLVAWSDMPIAQALFSSAVACWTNRGAFCLYLAIWGAILIAIPLTIGSIFDALDLGQAASFIIAPISMAGLTVMHCSFFATWKACFAEKESASLIA; encoded by the coding sequence ATGAAACTCAATTCCGTCGCCCCAAAAGAGGGTTACACCTGGATACGTCAAGGTATTTGGCTTTTCAAACAAAATCCTTTGGGTTTTTTGATGCTGGTATTCATGTACATATTTTTGGCGCAACTTGCGGTACTTGTACCCGTGATAGGGATTTTTGCCGTCTTATTGCTCACGCCCACTTTGTCAGTTGGCTTTATGACTGCCTGTCGCCTAGCAATTCAAAAAGAGCGTATTCGGCCCTCGGTATACGTGATTGCACTGCAATCCACCCCCATGGTTCGTAAACGCATTCTCCAATTAGGTTTGGTCTATGCCGCGCTTATTCTGGCCCTCAGCTTTATCTTAAGTATGTTGGTAGATTTTGAGTTGCTCATTCCACTAATGACTAACGACAAGCCCATTACTCCAGAAGTTATCAATCAGATTTATCTGATTCTCTTTTTTGGTGGACTTCTTTATGTGCCAGTGGCAATGTTGATGTGGTTTTCTCCCGTACTCGTTGCTTGGTCTGATATGCCCATAGCACAAGCGCTTTTTTCCAGCGCTGTTGCTTGCTGGACCAATCGAGGCGCATTCTGTTTATATCTCGCAATTTGGGGTGCGATCTTAATCGCCATTCCTTTGACAATTGGCTCTATCTTTGATGCTCTCGACTTAGGTCAAGCCGCATCATTCATCATCGCCCCTATTTCCATGGCAGGGCTGACTGTGATGCACTGCTCTTTCTTCGCCACATGGAAAGCATGCTTTGCTGAAAAAGAATCAGCTAGTTTAATCGCCTAA
- a CDS encoding UvrD-helicase domain-containing protein, whose amino-acid sequence MYSDLLANLNPEQREAVTLPPVNENGQAQSALILAGAGSGKTRVLTTRIAWLIQTGQVSPIGVLAVTFTNKAAKEMMLRLSAMLPINTRGMWIGTFHGLCNRLLRAHHKEAGLPSTFQILDTQDQLSAIKRLLKGLKVDDEKYPPKQLQYFIAHAKERGQRAKELSAGDDFQAKMAQLYEAYDEQCQREGVVDFAELLLRSYELLKHNEAIRTHYQERFRHILIDEFQDTNALQYAWLKLLSGHDASRINVSGMGSSAVFAVGDDDQSIYAFRGADVENMRLYEKQYHPMMVKLEQNYRSHGHILDTANYLISNNTDRLGKNLRTDAGHGEPVRIYDAPSDHAEAAWLVDEIKALVNSGIKRTEIALLYRSNAQSRIIEHALFSAAIPYRVYGGLRFFERAEIKHALAYLRLLENPNDDTSFSRVVNFPTRGIGARSIEAVQDAARAQNSSLYLAASTLDGKAGASLSGFVRLVDHMREATRHNTLPETVEFVIQNSGLIQHYLSEREGQDRVENLQELINAATAFIAEEGYGQDAAAATLPGENTPGVVDVSPLAAFLSHASLEAGDNQAQAGQDAVQLMTVHSAKGLEFTSVFITGLEEGLFPHENSINEQHGLEEERRLMYVAITRAKERLYLSHTQSRMLHGQVRYNMPSRFLEELPSDSLKWLTPKVKDARWGGASNGYTRQREFGSNDFFDTGNERERPARQIGRVGSASTAVTRMASPPRGNYPFTIGQNVFHTKFGEGRITGLEGNDADARAQVNFKRHGVKWLQLSIAKLAAID is encoded by the coding sequence ATGTACTCAGACCTACTCGCAAACCTTAATCCAGAACAACGCGAGGCAGTGACCCTCCCGCCGGTAAATGAAAATGGCCAGGCCCAGTCAGCCCTGATCTTGGCTGGTGCTGGCAGTGGAAAAACCCGCGTTCTGACGACCCGTATAGCTTGGTTGATCCAAACAGGCCAGGTTTCACCCATTGGCGTCCTAGCGGTGACTTTTACCAATAAGGCAGCTAAAGAGATGATGTTGCGTTTAAGCGCGATGTTGCCCATTAACACCCGAGGCATGTGGATCGGCACTTTTCATGGCCTTTGCAACCGTTTATTGCGTGCACATCACAAAGAAGCAGGCTTGCCATCCACTTTTCAGATTTTGGATACCCAAGATCAGCTTTCTGCCATTAAGCGGCTTTTGAAGGGCTTAAAGGTCGATGATGAGAAATATCCCCCAAAGCAGTTGCAATACTTTATTGCCCACGCCAAAGAGCGTGGTCAGCGTGCAAAAGAGTTATCCGCAGGGGATGACTTTCAGGCCAAGATGGCGCAGTTGTATGAGGCTTACGACGAGCAGTGTCAGCGTGAAGGCGTAGTCGACTTTGCTGAACTCTTGTTACGCAGTTATGAATTGCTCAAACATAACGAGGCTATTCGGACACATTATCAAGAGCGCTTCCGTCATATTTTGATTGATGAGTTTCAAGACACCAATGCCTTGCAATACGCTTGGCTCAAATTACTCTCTGGTCACGATGCTAGTCGTATCAATGTCAGCGGCATGGGAAGTAGTGCGGTTTTTGCAGTAGGTGATGATGATCAAAGTATTTATGCTTTCCGCGGCGCGGATGTAGAGAACATGCGTCTGTATGAAAAGCAATATCACCCGATGATGGTCAAGCTTGAACAAAACTATCGCTCACATGGCCATATCTTAGATACAGCCAATTACCTCATTTCTAATAATACGGATCGTCTAGGTAAGAACTTGCGTACCGATGCAGGTCATGGTGAGCCCGTTCGCATCTATGATGCGCCGAGTGATCATGCTGAAGCTGCATGGCTAGTAGATGAAATTAAAGCCCTGGTTAATAGCGGTATTAAGCGTACTGAAATTGCCTTGCTTTATAGAAGTAATGCTCAATCACGCATTATTGAGCACGCTTTATTTTCTGCGGCGATTCCGTATCGTGTGTATGGTGGATTACGCTTCTTCGAGCGCGCGGAGATTAAACATGCCTTAGCCTATTTACGTTTACTAGAAAATCCAAATGACGACACCTCCTTCTCTCGTGTCGTCAACTTCCCGACACGCGGTATTGGGGCGAGATCGATTGAGGCTGTCCAAGATGCAGCTCGTGCACAAAATAGTTCTTTGTATTTGGCAGCATCGACATTAGACGGCAAAGCTGGTGCCTCCTTGAGTGGCTTCGTGCGCTTGGTAGACCATATGCGTGAGGCCACTCGTCACAACACATTGCCTGAGACAGTGGAATTCGTGATTCAAAATAGCGGTCTGATTCAGCACTATCTCTCAGAACGCGAAGGTCAAGACCGTGTAGAAAACTTGCAAGAATTAATTAATGCTGCAACCGCATTTATTGCGGAAGAAGGTTATGGCCAAGATGCAGCGGCCGCCACACTGCCGGGTGAGAATACGCCTGGCGTAGTGGATGTATCACCATTGGCTGCATTTCTCTCGCACGCCTCATTGGAGGCTGGTGATAATCAAGCTCAGGCAGGTCAAGATGCTGTGCAGTTGATGACGGTGCACTCTGCTAAAGGCTTGGAGTTCACCTCAGTATTTATTACTGGCTTGGAAGAGGGATTATTCCCTCATGAGAACAGCATTAATGAGCAGCATGGTTTGGAAGAAGAGCGACGTTTAATGTATGTGGCAATTACTCGCGCAAAAGAACGTCTCTATCTCTCTCATACGCAGTCACGAATGTTGCATGGTCAAGTTCGCTACAACATGCCATCGCGCTTCTTGGAAGAGTTGCCATCTGATTCGCTGAAGTGGCTCACTCCAAAAGTGAAGGATGCGCGTTGGGGTGGGGCTAGTAATGGCTATACACGTCAGCGCGAGTTTGGATCGAATGATTTCTTTGACACTGGTAACGAGCGTGAGCGACCTGCAAGGCAAATTGGTCGAGTAGGCTCTGCCTCAACCGCCGTTACCAGAATGGCCTCACCACCACGAGGAAATTACCCATTTACGATCGGGCAAAATGTGTTTCACACCAAGTTTGGTGAAGGGCGCATTACGGGCTTAGAGGGTAATGATGCTGATGCGCGCGCTCAGGTAAATTTCAAGCGCCATGGTGTGAAATGGCTGCAGCTTAGTATTGCTAAGCTTGCAGCGATAGATTAG
- a CDS encoding valine--tRNA ligase, with translation MPNASNTPNSPDSPLTSSLDELAKSYEPAPIEAYWGPEWERRGIADATLDEGKGDFSIQLPPPNVTGTLHMGHAFNQTIMDGLVRHARMSGKNTLWVPGTDHAGIATQIVVERQLDAQKISRHDLGREKFLEKVWEWKETSGNTITRQIRRLGASIDWGKEYFTMDSKMSKAVVEVFVRLHEQGLIYRGKRLVNWDPVLGTAVSDLEVVSEEEDGSMWHIRYPLADGSGHLTVATTRPETLLGDVAVMVNPEDERYKHLIGKSVQLPLCQREIPIIADDYVDLAFGTGVVKVTPAHDFNDYAVGQRHQLPLINILTLDAKINENAPAVYQGLERFAARKQIVADLDAAGLLEKVQPHKLMVPRGDRTQTIIEPMLTDQWFVAVSKPSPDNQYQPGSSIAGAALDAVKNGDIKLVPENWISTYSQWLENIQDWCISRQLWWGHQIPAWYGDDGQIFVARSEEEAKAKAATAGYAGQLNRDPDVLDTWFSSALVPFSSLGWPEETPALNHFLPSSVLVTGFDIIFFWVARMVMMTCHFTGKVPFHTVYVHGLVRDAEGQKMSKSKGNTLDPIDLIDGIKIEDLVAKRTTGLMNPKQAESIGKKTKKEFPEGIPAFGTDALRFTFASLASLGRNINFDQKRCEGYRNFCNKLWNATRFVLMNCPGNDEDNGFAPCDSQCGPEGQLDFSPADRWIVSILQRTEADVAKGFQNYRFDNIATSIYQFVWDEYCDWYLELAKVQLQTGTPAQQRATRRTLLRVLETILRMAHPLIPFITETLWQTVGPKVGKELAKHDKQTIALQPYPVAQLDKIDEQSEAWVAQIKSIVDACRNLRGEMQVSPALKVPLWISGPQDFLKKASPYLTALAKLSEVKIYDDESALEKDAPGAPMALVGNLKLLLKIEVDVAAERIRLGKEIERLANEITKARSKLGNESFVARAPEEVVAQEKQRLAGFEQNHEKLVAQLERLK, from the coding sequence ATGCCAAATGCTTCGAATACCCCTAATTCACCCGACTCCCCATTAACTAGTTCTTTAGACGAACTAGCTAAATCCTATGAACCCGCCCCAATTGAAGCTTATTGGGGTCCGGAATGGGAACGCCGAGGCATTGCCGACGCCACTCTAGATGAGGGCAAGGGAGATTTCTCAATTCAGTTGCCGCCACCAAATGTGACAGGCACCTTACACATGGGTCACGCGTTTAATCAAACCATCATGGATGGTTTAGTGCGCCATGCGCGCATGTCTGGCAAAAATACCTTGTGGGTTCCAGGTACAGATCATGCTGGTATCGCTACGCAAATTGTCGTTGAGCGTCAACTCGATGCACAGAAGATTTCTCGCCATGATTTAGGTCGTGAGAAATTCTTGGAAAAGGTGTGGGAGTGGAAAGAAACTTCTGGCAACACGATTACCCGTCAAATTCGTCGCTTGGGTGCCTCAATTGATTGGGGTAAAGAATATTTCACGATGGACAGCAAGATGTCCAAAGCAGTTGTTGAGGTATTCGTTCGCCTACATGAACAAGGATTAATTTATCGCGGTAAACGTTTAGTGAACTGGGATCCAGTACTCGGTACTGCTGTTTCAGATCTAGAGGTAGTGAGCGAGGAAGAAGATGGCTCGATGTGGCACATCCGCTATCCATTAGCAGATGGCTCCGGACACCTGACCGTTGCCACCACACGTCCGGAGACCTTGCTGGGCGACGTTGCCGTCATGGTCAACCCAGAGGACGAGCGCTACAAACACCTCATCGGTAAATCAGTACAGCTACCGCTATGTCAGCGTGAGATTCCGATTATTGCGGACGACTATGTTGATTTAGCTTTTGGCACTGGTGTGGTTAAAGTAACGCCTGCGCATGACTTCAACGACTATGCCGTTGGACAACGTCATCAATTGCCACTCATCAATATCTTGACTCTCGATGCCAAGATTAATGAGAATGCACCTGCGGTTTATCAAGGTCTTGAGCGCTTTGCTGCCCGCAAACAAATCGTTGCCGATTTAGATGCAGCTGGTTTATTAGAAAAAGTACAGCCACATAAATTAATGGTGCCACGTGGTGATCGCACCCAAACTATTATTGAGCCGATGCTCACTGACCAGTGGTTTGTCGCAGTTTCCAAACCAAGTCCAGATAACCAATATCAACCAGGCTCTTCTATTGCTGGCGCTGCGCTAGATGCAGTAAAAAATGGTGACATCAAGCTAGTTCCAGAAAACTGGATCAGCACCTACTCTCAGTGGTTGGAAAATATTCAAGACTGGTGCATCTCTCGACAACTCTGGTGGGGGCATCAAATCCCTGCTTGGTATGGCGATGATGGACAGATCTTTGTAGCGCGCTCCGAAGAAGAGGCTAAAGCTAAAGCTGCTACTGCGGGTTACGCCGGTCAACTCAATCGCGACCCTGATGTCTTAGATACCTGGTTTAGCTCAGCGCTGGTGCCATTTAGCTCGCTAGGCTGGCCAGAAGAAACGCCAGCCCTAAATCACTTCTTACCTTCTTCAGTGTTGGTAACCGGCTTTGACATCATCTTCTTCTGGGTAGCCAGAATGGTCATGATGACTTGCCACTTTACTGGCAAGGTGCCTTTCCATACCGTGTACGTGCATGGCTTAGTCCGTGATGCTGAAGGTCAGAAAATGAGTAAGTCCAAAGGAAATACTTTGGATCCAATCGATTTGATTGACGGCATCAAGATTGAAGATCTAGTTGCTAAGCGCACTACCGGCTTAATGAATCCTAAGCAAGCTGAAAGCATTGGTAAGAAAACCAAGAAAGAGTTTCCGGAGGGCATTCCTGCATTTGGTACAGATGCCCTTCGCTTTACCTTCGCCTCACTCGCATCACTTGGTCGAAATATTAATTTTGATCAGAAACGCTGCGAAGGTTATCGCAACTTCTGCAACAAGCTCTGGAACGCCACTCGCTTTGTGCTCATGAACTGCCCCGGCAACGATGAGGATAATGGCTTTGCACCGTGTGACAGCCAATGTGGCCCAGAAGGACAGCTTGACTTCTCTCCGGCGGATCGTTGGATTGTTTCTATATTACAAAGAACCGAAGCTGATGTTGCTAAAGGCTTCCAAAACTATCGCTTTGACAACATTGCTACAAGCATTTACCAATTTGTCTGGGATGAATACTGCGATTGGTATTTAGAATTAGCCAAGGTGCAGCTCCAGACTGGAACGCCTGCACAACAACGCGCCACTCGTCGCACGCTGCTGCGCGTTTTAGAAACCATCTTGCGTATGGCTCATCCACTGATCCCATTCATCACCGAAACCCTCTGGCAAACCGTTGGGCCGAAGGTTGGTAAAGAGCTAGCTAAGCACGATAAGCAAACCATTGCGCTGCAACCCTATCCCGTTGCTCAACTCGATAAGATTGATGAGCAAAGCGAAGCTTGGGTAGCTCAAATTAAATCGATTGTGGATGCTTGCCGCAATCTACGTGGCGAGATGCAAGTTTCTCCTGCACTCAAGGTACCCCTCTGGATTAGTGGGCCGCAAGATTTCTTGAAAAAGGCAAGTCCGTACCTGACTGCTTTAGCCAAGCTATCTGAAGTCAAGATCTATGATGACGAGTCCGCTTTAGAGAAAGATGCTCCAGGTGCGCCGATGGCCCTAGTGGGTAATCTCAAGCTACTACTCAAAATTGAGGTAGACGTAGCGGCCGAAAGAATTCGTTTGGGTAAAGAAATTGAGCGCCTAGCTAATGAGATCACCAAAGCACGCAGCAAACTTGGCAATGAAAGCTTTGTAGCTCGTGCCCCAGAAGAGGTGGTAGCGCAAGAAAAGCAACGCCTTGCTGGGTTTGAGCAAAACCACGAAAAGCTTGTTGCACAATTAGAGCGACTGAAATAA
- the galU gene encoding UTP--glucose-1-phosphate uridylyltransferase GalU, producing MPLSTKAVTKAVFPVAGLGTRFLPATKASPKEMLNVVDKPLIQYAVEEAIAAGITEMIFVTGRSKRAIEDHFDKAYELEAELEAKNKTALLEIVRSVKPSHVDCVYVRQPEALGLGHAVLCAEKLVRDEPFAIILADDLLDGQPPVLKQMLKVFDEQNGSVLAVEKIDPSKSSSYGIISGAEASKGIYRLNGIVEKPQPKDAPSNLAVVGRYVLSSDIFNHIRNLKPGAGGEIQLTDAIASLLKEEPVFAYEYDGVRYDCGSKLGYLKASVEFALRHPEVSTEFAAYLKSRSLT from the coding sequence ATGCCATTAAGCACTAAAGCCGTTACCAAAGCCGTCTTCCCTGTTGCAGGTTTAGGCACACGCTTCTTGCCAGCTACCAAGGCTAGCCCGAAAGAGATGCTCAATGTGGTGGATAAACCGCTCATTCAGTATGCGGTTGAGGAAGCCATTGCTGCTGGCATTACCGAAATGATTTTTGTAACTGGTCGTAGTAAGCGTGCGATTGAGGACCACTTTGATAAAGCCTATGAATTAGAAGCTGAGCTCGAAGCCAAGAATAAAACTGCTTTACTGGAGATTGTTCGTAGCGTTAAACCTAGCCATGTGGATTGCGTCTATGTCCGCCAACCAGAGGCATTGGGCTTAGGTCACGCAGTTTTATGTGCAGAAAAGCTCGTACGTGATGAGCCTTTTGCCATCATCCTGGCGGATGACTTACTCGATGGCCAGCCACCAGTGCTCAAGCAAATGCTCAAAGTATTTGATGAGCAAAATGGCTCCGTCTTAGCGGTGGAGAAGATTGATCCCTCTAAAAGTAGCTCTTACGGCATTATTTCCGGAGCAGAAGCATCCAAAGGTATTTATCGCTTGAATGGCATTGTGGAAAAGCCACAGCCCAAGGATGCACCGTCCAACTTAGCGGTAGTGGGTCGCTATGTTCTCTCTTCAGATATCTTTAATCACATTCGTAATCTCAAGCCCGGTGCTGGCGGTGAAATTCAACTCACAGATGCGATTGCCTCACTACTCAAGGAAGAGCCCGTATTTGCTTATGAATACGATGGCGTACGTTATGACTGCGGTAGCAAGCTTGGCTACCTCAAGGCTTCAGTAGAATTTGCTTTACGTCACCCAGAAGTCAGCACTGAGTTTGCAGCTTATTTAAAGAGCCGCTCTTTAACCTAG
- a CDS encoding sulfurtransferase TusA family protein, whose amino-acid sequence MEFNLEVDAIGMNCPLPILRTKKALATMQSGEVLKVKATDAGAAHDFPAFAKQTGNELLSSTAEGDVLVFFLKRR is encoded by the coding sequence ATCGAATTTAATCTTGAGGTTGATGCGATTGGCATGAACTGCCCTCTCCCAATCTTGCGCACCAAGAAAGCTTTAGCGACTATGCAATCAGGCGAAGTACTGAAAGTAAAGGCCACGGATGCTGGTGCTGCGCATGACTTTCCTGCGTTTGCTAAGCAGACCGGTAATGAGCTGCTCTCTAGCACTGCAGAGGGTGATGTTTTGGTTTTCTTTCTCAAGAGAAGATAG
- the alaS gene encoding alanine--tRNA ligase yields MKVSQIRQAYLDYFAQKGHQIVPSSPVVPGDDPTLLFTNAGMNQFKDVFLGFDKRPYNRATSAQKCIRAGGKHNDLDNVGYTARHHTFFEMLGNFSFGDYFKKDAIQFAWGLLTEVFKLPEEKLLVTVYAEDDEAYEIWNKQIGVPAERIIRIADNKGARYASDNFWMMGDTGPCGPCTEIFYDHGPHIAGGPPGSPDEDGDRYIEIWNNVFMQFNRDEAGNMNPLPKPSVDTGMGLERIAAVLQHVHSNYEIDLFVNLLKAAKEAVDVAGGENCDPSSPSLKVIADHIRACSFIVVDGVIPGNAGRGYVLRRITRRAIRHGYKLGARKPFFYQLVPALVKEMGQAYPELQAAKDKVSEVIKQEEERFFQTIANGMEILESALAGGTKTLDGETAFRLHDTFGFPLDLTADVCRERDVTVDAEGFDLAMQKQRDQARAAGKFKVAQGLEYSGKPTLFHGYDTLKHDGAKVTALYVDGSAVQSIKAGDAAVIVLDNTPFYAESGGQVGDKGELRNEAVRFAVEDTFKIQADVFGHQGEVQEGELKVGDTINALVDIEQRTETMRNHSATHILHKALREVLGDHVQQKGSLVDASKTRFDFTHSAPITAQEIRRVEDIVNAEILANTATSGKVMSLDDAQKTGATMLFGEKYADEVRVLEIGSSKELCGGTHVGRTGDIGSLKIISEGGVAAGIRRVEAVTGKNALNFLQGLEDKINEVAMILKTHPGDLVSRVTQLQDSLRQAERELDKVNSKLAASQGDELATQAVDVNGLKVLAARLDGADAQVLRETMDALKAKLKTAAIVLASVQGDKVSLIAGVTADSIARVKAGDLVNFVAQQVGGKGGGKPEMAMAGGTDPSKLVAALAGVKDWVASK; encoded by the coding sequence ATGAAAGTCTCTCAAATTCGCCAGGCGTACCTGGATTACTTCGCCCAAAAAGGCCATCAAATTGTCCCATCCAGCCCAGTGGTGCCCGGAGACGACCCAACCCTGTTGTTCACCAATGCGGGGATGAACCAGTTTAAGGACGTATTTTTAGGTTTTGATAAGCGCCCCTATAACCGAGCTACAAGCGCCCAGAAATGTATTCGTGCCGGTGGCAAGCACAATGACTTGGATAACGTTGGCTACACAGCCCGTCATCACACCTTCTTTGAAATGCTGGGTAATTTCTCTTTTGGCGATTACTTCAAGAAGGATGCGATTCAGTTTGCTTGGGGTTTGCTGACTGAGGTCTTTAAATTGCCAGAAGAAAAGCTGCTCGTCACTGTTTATGCGGAAGACGATGAGGCTTATGAGATTTGGAACAAACAAATCGGTGTTCCAGCGGAGCGCATTATTCGCATCGCCGATAACAAGGGCGCTCGTTACGCTTCAGATAACTTCTGGATGATGGGCGATACAGGTCCATGTGGCCCCTGTACTGAAATCTTCTATGACCACGGCCCACATATTGCAGGTGGCCCCCCTGGTAGTCCTGATGAAGATGGCGATCGCTATATTGAGATCTGGAATAACGTATTCATGCAGTTCAATCGCGATGAAGCGGGCAATATGAATCCATTGCCCAAGCCGAGCGTCGATACGGGTATGGGTCTTGAGCGTATTGCGGCAGTGTTGCAGCATGTGCACTCGAACTACGAGATTGACCTCTTTGTTAATTTGCTCAAAGCGGCCAAAGAGGCTGTTGATGTAGCTGGTGGTGAGAATTGCGACCCAAGCAGTCCGTCTCTCAAAGTCATTGCTGATCATATTCGCGCTTGTAGTTTTATTGTGGTGGATGGCGTGATTCCGGGTAATGCTGGTCGTGGTTATGTTTTGCGTCGTATTACGCGCCGTGCGATTCGTCATGGCTATAAATTGGGTGCACGTAAACCTTTCTTTTATCAACTCGTTCCTGCCCTCGTAAAAGAGATGGGTCAGGCTTATCCAGAGTTGCAGGCAGCGAAAGATAAAGTGAGTGAAGTGATTAAGCAGGAGGAAGAGCGTTTCTTCCAGACAATCGCAAACGGTATGGAGATTTTGGAGAGTGCGCTTGCTGGTGGTACCAAGACGCTTGATGGTGAAACTGCCTTCCGCTTACACGATACCTTTGGCTTCCCATTAGATCTCACTGCAGACGTATGCCGTGAGCGCGATGTTACTGTCGATGCAGAAGGGTTCGACTTGGCAATGCAAAAGCAACGCGATCAAGCAAGAGCAGCTGGTAAGTTCAAGGTGGCTCAAGGCCTTGAGTACTCTGGCAAGCCAACCCTGTTTCATGGCTACGACACTTTGAAGCATGATGGCGCCAAAGTCACTGCGCTCTATGTTGATGGTTCTGCAGTGCAGTCTATCAAGGCGGGTGATGCAGCAGTGATCGTGTTAGACAACACGCCTTTCTATGCTGAGTCTGGTGGACAGGTTGGCGATAAAGGTGAGTTGCGTAATGAAGCGGTGCGTTTTGCAGTTGAAGATACTTTCAAGATTCAGGCGGATGTTTTTGGACATCAGGGCGAAGTACAAGAGGGAGAACTCAAGGTTGGCGACACAATCAATGCCTTGGTGGATATAGAGCAAAGAACAGAAACAATGCGTAACCATAGCGCTACGCATATTTTGCATAAAGCATTGCGCGAAGTATTGGGCGACCATGTACAGCAAAAAGGTTCTTTGGTTGATGCCAGTAAAACCCGCTTTGACTTTACTCACAGCGCACCTATTACCGCACAAGAAATACGTCGGGTCGAAGATATTGTGAATGCCGAGATTTTGGCTAATACTGCGACCTCCGGAAAAGTGATGTCCTTGGACGATGCTCAGAAAACCGGTGCTACGATGCTCTTCGGCGAAAAGTATGCTGACGAAGTGCGCGTACTAGAAATCGGTAGTTCTAAAGAGTTGTGTGGCGGAACTCACGTTGGACGTACTGGCGATATCGGTAGTTTGAAGATTATTTCTGAAGGTGGTGTAGCAGCTGGCATCCGTCGTGTTGAGGCGGTGACCGGAAAAAATGCATTGAACTTCTTACAAGGTCTAGAAGATAAGATCAATGAAGTAGCGATGATTCTTAAAACCCATCCGGGTGATTTAGTGAGTCGCGTTACCCAACTTCAAGATAGTTTGCGTCAGGCTGAGCGTGAATTGGATAAGGTCAATTCCAAGCTTGCTGCTAGCCAAGGTGATGAATTGGCAACGCAAGCAGTTGATGTCAATGGCCTCAAAGTATTGGCGGCGCGCTTAGATGGGGCAGATGCGCAAGTCTTGCGCGAGACTATGGATGCCCTGAAAGCAAAGTTAAAGACTGCAGCAATTGTGTTGGCTTCAGTGCAGGGTGATAAGGTGAGTCTGATTGCTGGTGTGACTGCAGATTCGATTGCTAGAGTAAAAGCAGGTGACTTAGTGAACTTCGTTGCTCAGCAAGTTGGTGGTAAGGGCGGCGGTAAGCCGGAAATGGCGATGGCCGGCGGCACCGATCCAAGCAAGTTGGTCGCGGCTTTAGCTGGCGTAAAAGATTGGGTGGCATCTAAATGA